ATGGTAGCCATGTTCGCACAGCAGCCAGCTATCGGGCAGCAGCCGCGACGGCGCCCCGGCAACGATCGTGCGCAGGGCGGCGAGGCCATCGGCATGGTCGGTCAGCGCGTCGACCGGCTCGAAGCGCAAGTCGCCCTGCGAGAGATGTTCGTCTCCCGACACGATGTACGGCGGATTCGAGACGATGATGTCGAACGGCGCGCTGTCTTCCGGCAACCCTGCGTACCAGTCGCTGGCGACGAATGCGACGCGGGCATCCAGCCCGAGTTGCCGGGCGTTTTCGCGCGCGACGTCGAGGGCGTCGGTCGAACGGTCGAGCGCGATGACCCGGGCGTCGGGCCGGCTGTGGGCGATGGCCAGCGCAATCGCGCCGCTGCCGGTGCCCAGATCGAGCACACGCGGCGCGGTGCGACCTTCGAGTCGCGCCAGTGCCAGCTCCACGAGCAGTTCGGTTTCCGGCCGGGGAATGAGCACCGACGGGCTGACCGTCAGCGTCAGGCCGAAAAACTCCCGTGTGCCGGTCAGATAGGCGATGGGCTCACCCGCCACGCGACGCGTATGCAGAGCGCGATAGACGGCGACGGTCTCGGGCGCGAGCGGCTCGCGGTCGCGCGTGATCAGTTGCGTGCGGGTCCAGCCGAGCACATGCGAGAGCAGGATGCGCGCTTCCTGCGGCGGCAGCCCCGGTTCGCGCAGCAGCGAGGCGACGGTGGTGGCCATCGTGCCGGCGTGCCGAGAATGAGCGTCGCCTGCCCCTTGCGGCATCAGGCAGCCTCGCCCAGCGACGCCAGCAGCTCGGCCTGATGCTCGGTGACGAGCGCGTTGATCATGTCGTCGAGATCGCCGTCCATGATGTATTCAAGCTTGTAGAGCGTGAGGTTGATGCGGTGATCCGTCATCCGCCCCTGCGGGAAGTTGTACGTGCGGATGCGTTCCGAGCGATCGCCCGAGCCGATCAGACTCTTGCGCGTCGCGGCTTCTTTCGCTTGCTGGGCACGCAACTGGCCGTCCTTGATGCGCGCGGCCAGCACCTTGAGTGCCTTGTCCTTGTTACGGTGCTGCGAGCGGTCGTCCTGACATTCGACGACGATACCCGTCGGCAAGTGCGTGATACGCACGGCCGAGTCCGTCTTGTTGACGTGCTGCCCGCCTGCGCCCGACGCACGGAAGGTGTCGATGCGAATGTCCGCCGGATTGATTTCGACTTCGGCGACATCATCGGCTTCCGGCATCACGGCTACCGTACAGGCGGACGTATGAATGCGCCCCTGGGTTTCCGTGGCCGGCACACGCTGCACACGATGACCGCCCGACTCGAACTTGAGACGCGAGTACGCGCCCTGGCCGATCAGACGCACGATCACTTCCTTGTAGCCGCCCAGATCCGATTCGCTGGCCGACATGATTTCGACTTGCCAGCGCTGGCGTTCCGCGTAACGCGTGTACATGCGCAGCAGATCGCCCGCGAACAGCGCCGATTCGTCGCCGCCGGTGCCGGCACGGATTTCCAGAAAGATGTTGCGATCGTCGTTCGGGTCGCGCGGCAACAGCATGCGTTGCAGCGAGCTTTCGATGTCGTCCATGCGAGCGCGGGCATTCGCGGCTTCGTCTTCCGCGAACTCGCGCATCTCGGGGTCGGCCGCCATTTCCTGCGCCGCCGCGACATCGTTCTGGGCGTCGCGGTATTGGCGATATTGCGCGACGACCGGCGCCAGCTCGGCGTGTTCGCGAGTGAGCTTGCGGTAGTTGTCCAGATCGCGCGTGACGTCGCCCTGACTCAATAGCCCATCAAGCTCGACCAGACGTTGCGTCAACTGGTCGAGCTTGGCTTGCATGCTCGCTTTCATCTATTTGTCGGCGTTTCCCGAGGTGCGGAACAGTTCGGGAATGAGGTGAATGATTTGCTCGCGCGAATCGCCGCGCGCCGTGTTCAGCGCGTGCGTCGGGCCGTGCAGGAATTTCTTGGTGAGGGATTGGGACAGGGCTTCGAGCACGGCGGCGGGATCGTCGCCGCGCGCGAGCATGCGCTGGGCACGCTCAAGCTCAGCCAGCCGCATGGCCTCGGCGGTGCCGTGGATGTCGCGGATGACCGGCACGACGCTGCGCGCCTCGAGCCATTGCATGAAGTTCTGTACGCGCGTCTCGATGATCGCTTCGGCTTGCGCGACCGCTGCCTGACGCAGCGCATTGCCTTCGCGCACGACCGCGCCGAGATCGTCGACGGTGTAGAGAAAAACGTCGGTCAGACGGCCGACTTCCGGCTCGATGTCGCGTGGCACGGCCAGATCGACCATGAACATCGGCTTGTGCTTGCGAGCCTTGATGGCGCGCTCGACCGCACCCAGACCGATCAGCGGCAACGTGCTCGCCGTACACGACACGACGATGTCGAACTCGTGCAGGCGTTGTGGCAATTCCGACAACCGGATGGCCGTGCCGCCCAGACGCTCGGCGAGCTTTTCGCCGCGCTCGGCAGTCCGGTTGGCGATGAACAGCGCTTTCGGATTCTGTGCAGCGAAGTGCGTGGCGC
This window of the Pandoraea fibrosis genome carries:
- the hemA gene encoding glutamyl-tRNA reductase; protein product: MQLLALGLNHHTAPVSLRERVAFPFERIEPALAGLKSLWTGTDSGRLSAPEAAILSTCNRTEIYCVTDDTAARERAVHWLAQFHNIPAGDLAPHLYALPQSDAVRHAFRVASGLDSMVLGETQILGQLKDAVRTAAEAGALGTYLNQLFQRTFAVAKEVRGQTEIGAHSVSMAAAAVRLAQRIFESISTQKVLFIGAGEMIELCATHFAAQNPKALFIANRTAERGEKLAERLGGTAIRLSELPQRLHEFDIVVSCTASTLPLIGLGAVERAIKARKHKPMFMVDLAVPRDIEPEVGRLTDVFLYTVDDLGAVVREGNALRQAAVAQAEAIIETRVQNFMQWLEARSVVPVIRDIHGTAEAMRLAELERAQRMLARGDDPAAVLEALSQSLTKKFLHGPTHALNTARGDSREQIIHLIPELFRTSGNADK
- the prfA gene encoding peptide chain release factor 1 gives rise to the protein MKASMQAKLDQLTQRLVELDGLLSQGDVTRDLDNYRKLTREHAELAPVVAQYRQYRDAQNDVAAAQEMAADPEMREFAEDEAANARARMDDIESSLQRMLLPRDPNDDRNIFLEIRAGTGGDESALFAGDLLRMYTRYAERQRWQVEIMSASESDLGGYKEVIVRLIGQGAYSRLKFESGGHRVQRVPATETQGRIHTSACTVAVMPEADDVAEVEINPADIRIDTFRASGAGGQHVNKTDSAVRITHLPTGIVVECQDDRSQHRNKDKALKVLAARIKDGQLRAQQAKEAATRKSLIGSGDRSERIRTYNFPQGRMTDHRINLTLYKLEYIMDGDLDDMINALVTEHQAELLASLGEAA
- the prmC gene encoding peptide chain release factor N(5)-glutamine methyltransferase, which codes for MATTVASLLREPGLPPQEARILLSHVLGWTRTQLITRDREPLAPETVAVYRALHTRRVAGEPIAYLTGTREFFGLTLTVSPSVLIPRPETELLVELALARLEGRTAPRVLDLGTGSGAIALAIAHSRPDARVIALDRSTDALDVARENARQLGLDARVAFVASDWYAGLPEDSAPFDIIVSNPPYIVSGDEHLSQGDLRFEPVDALTDHADGLAALRTIVAGAPSRLLPDSWLLCEHGYHQAADVRGLCLAAGFADVVSERDLAGIERTTGGRRV